In a single window of the Tautonia marina genome:
- a CDS encoding DUF4190 domain-containing protein, with translation MATEPQAASSTAPSWSDSPIENELPTYRAISSWAVASLVLGMISLVSFASLSFVIASVAAIGCGAAAQRAIRRYPDLVTGTGLANLGITLGLVSGLAAPTLSAVQHSIISRQAREYSTQLVAALESKGMADAYWLGQHPEIRAQMTPQGLMTDIENTPEQEMAGPDTRLSTFRTISQRLASGDQHIHFDEIEGRGFSGTTPFAYVRVMLDGPESEEFPAVQYALFRVEGADFEGQRQWYIKDIVFPYEAGTRANVVESAHGHEH, from the coding sequence GTGGCCACCGAACCGCAAGCCGCTTCCTCGACGGCCCCATCGTGGTCCGACTCACCCATTGAGAACGAGTTGCCCACGTACCGGGCAATCAGCAGTTGGGCTGTTGCCAGCCTTGTACTCGGAATGATTTCGCTGGTGAGCTTCGCCAGCCTGAGCTTCGTGATCGCCTCGGTCGCCGCCATTGGCTGCGGCGCAGCCGCCCAACGGGCAATTCGGCGCTATCCCGATCTTGTCACGGGAACCGGATTGGCGAATCTCGGCATTACCCTGGGGCTGGTTTCCGGACTCGCTGCTCCGACGCTCTCCGCCGTGCAGCACTCGATCATTTCTCGGCAGGCCCGCGAGTATTCCACTCAGCTGGTCGCGGCTCTGGAATCCAAGGGAATGGCCGATGCGTATTGGTTAGGCCAGCATCCTGAGATTCGAGCACAGATGACTCCTCAGGGTTTGATGACTGACATCGAGAACACTCCCGAGCAGGAGATGGCCGGCCCAGACACTCGGCTCTCGACCTTCCGCACCATCAGTCAGCGACTGGCGAGCGGCGATCAGCATATCCACTTTGACGAGATCGAAGGTCGAGGCTTTTCGGGAACCACACCGTTCGCCTACGTCCGTGTCATGCTCGACGGCCCAGAAAGCGAAGAGTTTCCAGCCGTCCAGTACGCCCTGTTCCGTGTCGAGGGAGCGGATTTTGAGGGCCAACGCCAATGGTACATCAAGGACATTGTGTTCCCTTACGAAGCCGGTACCCGAGCGAATGTCGTCGAGTCCGCTCACGGTCACGAACATTGA
- a CDS encoding 6-pyruvoyl trahydropterin synthase family protein produces MYRVAREIDFCYGHRLLNYEGKCRHLHGHNGKAVIILESETLDHRGMLVDFSDIKQHVQRWIDDHLDHTMLLHRDDPIVPVLHERGERFFVMDDNPTAENIARLIFDKAKEAGLPVVEVTLWETPRCHATYGD; encoded by the coding sequence ATGTATCGCGTTGCCCGAGAAATCGACTTTTGCTACGGCCACCGCTTGCTCAATTACGAGGGCAAGTGCCGCCATCTCCATGGTCATAACGGCAAGGCCGTGATCATCCTGGAATCGGAGACGCTCGACCATCGAGGAATGCTCGTCGATTTCAGCGACATCAAGCAGCATGTTCAGCGCTGGATTGACGATCACCTCGATCACACGATGCTCCTTCACCGAGACGATCCCATCGTCCCAGTGCTTCATGAGCGAGGTGAACGGTTCTTTGTCATGGACGACAACCCGACGGCCGAAAACATCGCCCGGCTGATCTTTGACAAGGCAAAGGAAGCCGGATTGCCAGTGGTCGAGGTGACCCTCTGGGAGACCCCCCGTTGTCACGCCACTTATGGCGATTAA
- a CDS encoding DUF1501 domain-containing protein, translating into MTIRGRRESQDLASRLPLPSRRDWLRTSSCGFGMLALSGLLSEQSQGGDTGSTARARSVIFCFMDGGPSHVDTFDLKPALARYQGQAIGEQAVSKKSQSAASRVWMGSPWRFRRRGEAGLWVSDLLPYLAECADELCVVRSLEGEQPLHGQQSLLLHTGRVTGQAPSFGSWVSYGLASERSDLPGYVLLNNDWIPNGGFENFAPAYLPASHGATMIRSRGVPVDGIEPSDPVPIQRRKLDLLAEQDDTFARLSTDGDVIESAIMNYETAFRMQTSVPEVADVSGESEETRRLYGLDRPDDHQRFYALQCLRARRLVERGVRFVEITCPLTHPNNSPWDQHGELKKYHTENALISDQPIAALIVDLKRRGLLDSTIVVWAGEMGRTPHTPAISERAGRDHHVDGYSIFLAGGGFRGGFAFGQTDDFGNRVVEHPLTIHDIHATVLHQLGLDHEQLSFRHGGRDQRLTDVHGHVVRDLIDTSAALSGRLG; encoded by the coding sequence ATGACTATCCGAGGACGACGGGAATCCCAGGACCTTGCGTCTCGTCTTCCCTTGCCGAGCCGACGCGATTGGCTGCGGACCTCGTCGTGCGGATTCGGCATGCTGGCCCTCTCGGGACTGCTCTCCGAACAATCGCAGGGAGGAGACACCGGCTCAACGGCCAGGGCACGGAGCGTTATCTTTTGTTTCATGGACGGTGGCCCGAGCCACGTCGATACCTTTGACCTGAAGCCCGCGCTGGCCCGTTATCAAGGGCAGGCGATTGGCGAGCAAGCCGTTTCAAAGAAGTCGCAATCGGCTGCGTCGCGTGTCTGGATGGGAAGCCCGTGGCGATTCCGGCGGCGCGGCGAAGCGGGCTTGTGGGTCAGTGATCTGCTACCCTACCTCGCCGAATGTGCCGACGAGCTGTGCGTGGTCCGATCGCTCGAAGGCGAGCAACCATTGCACGGCCAGCAGAGTCTTCTCTTGCACACCGGGCGAGTCACGGGTCAGGCTCCGAGTTTCGGCTCTTGGGTTTCTTATGGTCTGGCCTCGGAACGCTCCGACTTACCAGGTTATGTGCTTCTGAATAATGACTGGATTCCGAATGGCGGTTTCGAGAATTTCGCCCCGGCCTATTTGCCGGCCTCTCATGGAGCAACGATGATCCGATCTCGCGGCGTCCCCGTGGATGGGATCGAACCGAGCGATCCGGTTCCCATCCAGCGCCGCAAGCTCGATTTGCTCGCCGAGCAAGATGACACCTTCGCCCGTCTCTCGACGGATGGCGACGTGATTGAATCGGCGATCATGAACTACGAAACCGCGTTTCGGATGCAGACCTCGGTCCCCGAAGTGGCCGACGTCTCGGGAGAATCGGAGGAAACCCGGCGGCTTTACGGGCTGGATCGACCGGACGACCACCAGCGGTTTTACGCCTTGCAATGCCTCCGGGCCCGTCGGCTTGTCGAGCGAGGCGTGCGGTTCGTCGAGATCACCTGCCCGCTGACTCATCCGAACAATTCACCCTGGGATCAGCATGGCGAACTTAAGAAGTACCACACCGAGAATGCGTTGATCTCTGATCAGCCGATTGCGGCGTTGATCGTTGACTTGAAACGCCGAGGGTTACTCGATTCGACGATCGTCGTCTGGGCCGGTGAGATGGGACGAACCCCGCATACCCCGGCCATTTCCGAGCGAGCAGGACGCGATCATCACGTGGATGGCTACTCGATCTTCCTGGCAGGTGGCGGTTTCCGGGGCGGGTTTGCCTTTGGCCAGACGGATGACTTCGGCAACCGAGTGGTCGAGCACCCGCTGACGATCCACGACATTCACGCCACGGTCCTCCACCAACTTGGGCTCGACCATGAGCAACTGTCCTTCCGCCACGGTGGACGAGACCAGCGTTTGACCGATGTGCATGGGCACGTTGTTCGTGACCTGATCGACACGTCTGCCGCTCTGTCCGGCCGATTGGGCTGA